A genomic segment from Octopus sinensis linkage group LG4, ASM634580v1, whole genome shotgun sequence encodes:
- the LOC115210228 gene encoding uncharacterized protein LOC115210228, with translation MAGEDWFSGYLQRHKNLSIRIPQATSLARATSFNKTNVAMFFNQLAEVILRYKFDPFNIYNIDETGITTVQRPDRVIARKGTKQVGKMTSAERGTLVTLVCCVNAAGNSIPPIFVFPQNNFRPHFLTNGPSGSDGGANPSGWMCEEQFVKFLQHCEECEMFNAVTVPSLAGQSRFPP, from the coding sequence ATGGCAGGTGAAGACTGGTTCTCTGGATATCTTCAACGACACAAGAATTTATCCATAAGAATTCCACAGGCCACAAGCTTGGCACGAGCAACAAGTTTCAACAAGACAAATGTTGCTATGTTTTTCAACCAACTTGCTGAGGTGATACTTCGGTATAAATTTGATCCATTCAATATCTACAACATTGATGAAACTGGCATAACAACTGTGCAGCGCCCCGATAGAGTTATTGCCAGAAAAGGAACAAAGCAAGTGGGAAAAATGACAAGTGCAGAGAGGGGAACTCTGGTCACATTGGTATGCTGTGTAAATGCCGCTGGAAACAGCATACCACCGATTTTTGTTTTTCCCCAGAATAACTTTAGGCCACATTTCCTGACCAATGGACCATCAGGCAGCGATGGAGGCGCTAACCCATCTGGTTGGATGTGTGAGGAGCAGTTTGTGAAATTCCTTCAACACTGTGAGGAATGTGAAATGTTCAACGCAGTCACCGTACCTTCTCTTGCTGGACAATCACGATTCCCACCTTAG